A window from Cygnus olor isolate bCygOlo1 chromosome 13, bCygOlo1.pri.v2, whole genome shotgun sequence encodes these proteins:
- the LOC121077147 gene encoding sestrin-3-like isoform X2 — MIVCPQSMEHPRGSRCQRLPGQVVKMSGSEPERPQFLFVKALASRGRPEAVTQQMGYHPRYLDSFLKTQHYLLHMDGPLPFDCRHYIAIMAAARHRCRYLVNLHVLQFLRAGGDPQWLRGLDFIPPKLRNLNEINKILAHRPWLITKEHIEKLLKISEWSWSLAELVHAVVLLAHCHALASFVFGCGCEQEEGPGGRGSLKPSPPGNQCFCEAATGNGCSQELLRINRKRSLDSCMELDSLRERIQRIHVETEGREETRLLPPDREEDTDGEVTGAANLACYMQDPDFGYQDFARRDEDQTQDYSWEDHGFSLVNRLYSDIGHLLDEKFRMVDGLQSSAMAKRQGCEPSVFKRGIWNYIHCMFGIRYDDYDYAEVNHLLERMLKVYIKTVTCYPEKTNPEMFDRFWKQFKHSEKVHVNLLILEARMQAELLYALQAITQYMVS; from the exons ATGATCGTGTGTCCCCAGAGCATGGAGCACCCCCGAGGAAGCCGGTGCCAGCGGCTGCCGGGGCAG GTGGTGAAGATGTCCGGCAGCGAGCCCGAGCGCCCGCAGTTCCTCTTCGTGAAGGCGCTGGCGAGCCGGGGGCGGCCGGAGGCGGTGACCCAGCAGATGGGCTACCACCCGCGCTACCTCGACAGCTTCCTCAAGACGCAGCACTACCTGCTGCACATGGACGGCCCGCTGCCCTTCGACTGCCGCCACTACATCGCCATCATG GCGGCCGCCCGGCACCGCTGCCGGTACCTGGTGAACCTGCACGTGCTGCAGTTCCTGCGCGCGGGGGGCGATCCCCAGTGGCTGCGCGGCCTCGACTTCATCCCGCCCAAACTCCGCAACCTCAACGAGATCAACAAGATCCTGGCCCACCGGCCCTGGCTCATCACCAAGGAGCACATCGAG aagctgctgaagatCAGCGAGTGGAGCTGGTCGCTGGCGGAGCTGGTGCACGCCGTCGTCCTGCTGGCGCACTGCCACGCGCTCGCCAGCTTTGTCTTCGGCTGCGGCTGCGAGCAGGaagaggggccggggggccggggaTCGCTGAAGCCCTCGCCGCCCGGGAACCAGTGCTTCTGCGAGGCCGCCACCGGGAACggctgcagccaggagctgctgcgcATCAACCGCAAGAGG TCCCTGGACTCCTGCATGGAGCTGGACTCTCTCCGGGAGCGCATTCAGCGGATCCACGTAGAGacggagggcagggaggagacgAGGCTGCTGCCGCCGGACCGCGAGGAAG aTACCGACGGGGAAGTCACTGGCGCCGCCAACCTCGCGTGCTACATGCAGGACCCCGACTTTGGCTACCAGGACTTCGCCCGGCGCGATGAGGATCAGACGCAG GATTACTCCTGGGAAGACCACGGCTTTTCGCTGGTGAACCGTCTCTACTCTGACATCGGGCATCTCCTGGATGAGAAGTTCCGGATGGTGGATGGCCTGCAGAGCAGTGCCATGGCCAAGCGGCAGGGCTGCGAACCCTCCGTCTTCAAGCGGGGCATCTGGAACTACATCCACTGCATGTTTGGCATCAG GTACGATGACTACGACTACGCAGAGGTGAATCACCTCCTGGAGCGAATGCTCAAAGTCTACATTAAGACTGTAACCTGCTACCCAGAGAAGACAAACCCCGAAATGTTCGACAGGTTCTGGAAGCAGTTCAAGCACAGTGAAAAG GTCCACGTGAACCTGCTCATCCTGGAAGCCCGCATGCAGGCGGAGCTGCTGTACGCGCTGCAGGCCATCACCCAGTACATGGTCTCGTAG
- the LOC121077147 gene encoding sestrin-3-like isoform X1 codes for MIVCPQSMEHPRGSRCQRLPGQVVKMSGSEPERPQFLFVKALASRGRPEAVTQQMGYHPRYLDSFLKTQHYLLHMDGPLPFDCRHYIAIMAAARHRCRYLVNLHVLQFLRAGGDPQWLRGLDFIPPKLRNLNEINKILAHRPWLITKEHIEKLLKISEWSWSLAELVHAVVLLAHCHALASFVFGCGCEQEEGPGGRGSLKPSPPGNQCFCEAATGNGCSQELLRINRKRSLDSCMELDSLRERIQRIHVETEGREETRLLPPDREEDTDGEVTGAANLACYMQDPDFGYQDFARRDEDQTQVFRVQDYSWEDHGFSLVNRLYSDIGHLLDEKFRMVDGLQSSAMAKRQGCEPSVFKRGIWNYIHCMFGIRYDDYDYAEVNHLLERMLKVYIKTVTCYPEKTNPEMFDRFWKQFKHSEKVHVNLLILEARMQAELLYALQAITQYMVS; via the exons ATGATCGTGTGTCCCCAGAGCATGGAGCACCCCCGAGGAAGCCGGTGCCAGCGGCTGCCGGGGCAG GTGGTGAAGATGTCCGGCAGCGAGCCCGAGCGCCCGCAGTTCCTCTTCGTGAAGGCGCTGGCGAGCCGGGGGCGGCCGGAGGCGGTGACCCAGCAGATGGGCTACCACCCGCGCTACCTCGACAGCTTCCTCAAGACGCAGCACTACCTGCTGCACATGGACGGCCCGCTGCCCTTCGACTGCCGCCACTACATCGCCATCATG GCGGCCGCCCGGCACCGCTGCCGGTACCTGGTGAACCTGCACGTGCTGCAGTTCCTGCGCGCGGGGGGCGATCCCCAGTGGCTGCGCGGCCTCGACTTCATCCCGCCCAAACTCCGCAACCTCAACGAGATCAACAAGATCCTGGCCCACCGGCCCTGGCTCATCACCAAGGAGCACATCGAG aagctgctgaagatCAGCGAGTGGAGCTGGTCGCTGGCGGAGCTGGTGCACGCCGTCGTCCTGCTGGCGCACTGCCACGCGCTCGCCAGCTTTGTCTTCGGCTGCGGCTGCGAGCAGGaagaggggccggggggccggggaTCGCTGAAGCCCTCGCCGCCCGGGAACCAGTGCTTCTGCGAGGCCGCCACCGGGAACggctgcagccaggagctgctgcgcATCAACCGCAAGAGG TCCCTGGACTCCTGCATGGAGCTGGACTCTCTCCGGGAGCGCATTCAGCGGATCCACGTAGAGacggagggcagggaggagacgAGGCTGCTGCCGCCGGACCGCGAGGAAG aTACCGACGGGGAAGTCACTGGCGCCGCCAACCTCGCGTGCTACATGCAGGACCCCGACTTTGGCTACCAGGACTTCGCCCGGCGCGATGAGGATCAGACGCAGGTATTCAGAGTCCAG GATTACTCCTGGGAAGACCACGGCTTTTCGCTGGTGAACCGTCTCTACTCTGACATCGGGCATCTCCTGGATGAGAAGTTCCGGATGGTGGATGGCCTGCAGAGCAGTGCCATGGCCAAGCGGCAGGGCTGCGAACCCTCCGTCTTCAAGCGGGGCATCTGGAACTACATCCACTGCATGTTTGGCATCAG GTACGATGACTACGACTACGCAGAGGTGAATCACCTCCTGGAGCGAATGCTCAAAGTCTACATTAAGACTGTAACCTGCTACCCAGAGAAGACAAACCCCGAAATGTTCGACAGGTTCTGGAAGCAGTTCAAGCACAGTGAAAAG GTCCACGTGAACCTGCTCATCCTGGAAGCCCGCATGCAGGCGGAGCTGCTGTACGCGCTGCAGGCCATCACCCAGTACATGGTCTCGTAG
- the LOC121077147 gene encoding sestrin-3-like isoform X3, whose translation MSGSEPERPQFLFVKALASRGRPEAVTQQMGYHPRYLDSFLKTQHYLLHMDGPLPFDCRHYIAIMAAARHRCRYLVNLHVLQFLRAGGDPQWLRGLDFIPPKLRNLNEINKILAHRPWLITKEHIEKLLKISEWSWSLAELVHAVVLLAHCHALASFVFGCGCEQEEGPGGRGSLKPSPPGNQCFCEAATGNGCSQELLRINRKRSLDSCMELDSLRERIQRIHVETEGREETRLLPPDREEDTDGEVTGAANLACYMQDPDFGYQDFARRDEDQTQVFRVQDYSWEDHGFSLVNRLYSDIGHLLDEKFRMVDGLQSSAMAKRQGCEPSVFKRGIWNYIHCMFGIRYDDYDYAEVNHLLERMLKVYIKTVTCYPEKTNPEMFDRFWKQFKHSEKVHVNLLILEARMQAELLYALQAITQYMVS comes from the exons ATGTCCGGCAGCGAGCCCGAGCGCCCGCAGTTCCTCTTCGTGAAGGCGCTGGCGAGCCGGGGGCGGCCGGAGGCGGTGACCCAGCAGATGGGCTACCACCCGCGCTACCTCGACAGCTTCCTCAAGACGCAGCACTACCTGCTGCACATGGACGGCCCGCTGCCCTTCGACTGCCGCCACTACATCGCCATCATG GCGGCCGCCCGGCACCGCTGCCGGTACCTGGTGAACCTGCACGTGCTGCAGTTCCTGCGCGCGGGGGGCGATCCCCAGTGGCTGCGCGGCCTCGACTTCATCCCGCCCAAACTCCGCAACCTCAACGAGATCAACAAGATCCTGGCCCACCGGCCCTGGCTCATCACCAAGGAGCACATCGAG aagctgctgaagatCAGCGAGTGGAGCTGGTCGCTGGCGGAGCTGGTGCACGCCGTCGTCCTGCTGGCGCACTGCCACGCGCTCGCCAGCTTTGTCTTCGGCTGCGGCTGCGAGCAGGaagaggggccggggggccggggaTCGCTGAAGCCCTCGCCGCCCGGGAACCAGTGCTTCTGCGAGGCCGCCACCGGGAACggctgcagccaggagctgctgcgcATCAACCGCAAGAGG TCCCTGGACTCCTGCATGGAGCTGGACTCTCTCCGGGAGCGCATTCAGCGGATCCACGTAGAGacggagggcagggaggagacgAGGCTGCTGCCGCCGGACCGCGAGGAAG aTACCGACGGGGAAGTCACTGGCGCCGCCAACCTCGCGTGCTACATGCAGGACCCCGACTTTGGCTACCAGGACTTCGCCCGGCGCGATGAGGATCAGACGCAGGTATTCAGAGTCCAG GATTACTCCTGGGAAGACCACGGCTTTTCGCTGGTGAACCGTCTCTACTCTGACATCGGGCATCTCCTGGATGAGAAGTTCCGGATGGTGGATGGCCTGCAGAGCAGTGCCATGGCCAAGCGGCAGGGCTGCGAACCCTCCGTCTTCAAGCGGGGCATCTGGAACTACATCCACTGCATGTTTGGCATCAG GTACGATGACTACGACTACGCAGAGGTGAATCACCTCCTGGAGCGAATGCTCAAAGTCTACATTAAGACTGTAACCTGCTACCCAGAGAAGACAAACCCCGAAATGTTCGACAGGTTCTGGAAGCAGTTCAAGCACAGTGAAAAG GTCCACGTGAACCTGCTCATCCTGGAAGCCCGCATGCAGGCGGAGCTGCTGTACGCGCTGCAGGCCATCACCCAGTACATGGTCTCGTAG
- the C13HXorf65 gene encoding uncharacterized protein CXorf65 homolog isoform X2: MFICISHGDNQSFLVNTDCPVLLLLSHLRSKVGVPVTDVIDLCDKLGTPKLLFQVKTLRERASEFLPAPGTYYVCRVDLGTPGTAQEQASRTFTPLLKDPSVALTEALRQHGQHPHRRLQRSLKAAEGRRTPTTEALPAGTQGQGAGEAAAARGAARPGEEQEGAPRRAPRPPGGRQQRPRQR; the protein is encoded by the exons ATGTTCATCTGCATCAGCCATGGTG ACAACCAGAGCTTCCTGGTCAACACCGACTGCcccgtcctgctgctgctctcccacctGAGGAGCAAGGTCGGGGTCCCCGTCACCG ACGTCATCGACCTGTGCGACAAGCTGGGCACCCCCAAGCTGCTCTTCCAGGTCAAGACCCTACGGGAGAGGGCCAGCGAGTTCCTCCCGGCGCCCGGCACCTACTACGTCTGCAGGGTGGACCTGGGCACCCCCG GCACCGCGCAGGAGCAGGCGTCGCGGACCTTCACGCCCCTGCTGAAGGACCCCAGCGTGGCGCTGACCG AGGCGCTGCGGCAGCACGGGCAGCACCCGCACAGGAGGCTCCAGCGCTCGCTGAAGGCTGCGGAGGGCAGGAGGACGCCGACCACCGAGGCGCTGCCCGCTGGCACCCAAGGCCAGGGAGCG ggcgaggcggcggcggcgcgaGGCGCGGCGCGACCCggtgaggagcaggagggggctcCCCGCAGGGCGCCGcggcccccgggggggcggcagcagcggccGAGGCAGCGCTGA
- the C13HXorf65 gene encoding uncharacterized protein CXorf65 homolog isoform X1: protein MVVSPLPATRTWRGDAAGLQDVPLATATVPADNQSFLVNTDCPVLLLLSHLRSKVGVPVTDVIDLCDKLGTPKLLFQVKTLRERASEFLPAPGTYYVCRVDLGTPGTAQEQASRTFTPLLKDPSVALTEALRQHGQHPHRRLQRSLKAAEGRRTPTTEALPAGTQGQGAGEAAAARGAARPGEEQEGAPRRAPRPPGGRQQRPRQR, encoded by the exons ATGGTGGTGAGTCCCCTCCCGGCCACGAGGACGTGGCGGGGGGACGCTGCGGGTCTCCAGGACGTCCCCTTGGCCACCGCCACTGTCCCCGCAGACAACCAGAGCTTCCTGGTCAACACCGACTGCcccgtcctgctgctgctctcccacctGAGGAGCAAGGTCGGGGTCCCCGTCACCG ACGTCATCGACCTGTGCGACAAGCTGGGCACCCCCAAGCTGCTCTTCCAGGTCAAGACCCTACGGGAGAGGGCCAGCGAGTTCCTCCCGGCGCCCGGCACCTACTACGTCTGCAGGGTGGACCTGGGCACCCCCG GCACCGCGCAGGAGCAGGCGTCGCGGACCTTCACGCCCCTGCTGAAGGACCCCAGCGTGGCGCTGACCG AGGCGCTGCGGCAGCACGGGCAGCACCCGCACAGGAGGCTCCAGCGCTCGCTGAAGGCTGCGGAGGGCAGGAGGACGCCGACCACCGAGGCGCTGCCCGCTGGCACCCAAGGCCAGGGAGCG ggcgaggcggcggcggcgcgaGGCGCGGCGCGACCCggtgaggagcaggagggggctcCCCGCAGGGCGCCGcggcccccgggggggcggcagcagcggccGAGGCAGCGCTGA
- the IL2RG gene encoding cytokine receptor common subunit gamma isoform X3 produces MAVPAAFLAPVLLLCGLGPRLAAAHGPTGVECVLFNEEYMTCMWGSRETLTTNYSLYYWYENRSPVVECKRYLWDRGVSIGCHFNQSEIIQFQPFHVLLNASLNGQTLEIRSKRMELQDLVKPGAPVNLTIRNMSSNQLQLTWSSPYPKAQCLEHAVKYKSNKDTSWIEHGVKGDIFSFPSVDYEKYYTFYVRSKINSYCGSTQLWSEWSVPVVWGRNTTSKDLAEEQLQWFWIHTVLVPIASCLLLLVLVVLLVRMERVWVILMPRIPNPSKNFDELFITHNGNFQEWAGVPKDMLESFKPNYSESICYVSELPSRESHDPQWDGSNRPPGGPGAPAGPREHSPYQNNYVGV; encoded by the exons ATGGCGGTGCCCGCGGCTTTCCTCGCGCCCGTCCTGCTGCTCTGCGGGCTGGGCCCCCGCCTCGCCGCTGCCCACGGCCCCACAG GGGTGGAGTGCGTCCTGTTCAACGAGGAGTACATGACCTGCAtgtgggggagcagggagacGCTCACCACCAACTACTCCCTCTACTACTG GTACGAGAACAGGTCGCCCGTGGTGGAGTGCAAGCGCTACCTGTGGGACCGGGGTGTCAGCATCGGCTGCCACTTCAACCAGAGCgagatcatccagttccagccTTTCCACGTCCTCCTCAACGCCAGCCTCAACGGCCAGACCCTGGAGATCCGCAGCAAGCGCATGGAGCTGCAGGACCTCG TGAAACCGGGGGCTCCTGTCAACCTGACCATCCGCAACATGAGCAGCAACCAGCTGCAGCTGACCTGGAGCTCCCCGTACCCCAAGGCGCAGTGCCTGGAGCACGCCGTCAAGTACAAGAGCAACAAGGACACGAGCTGGATT GAGCACGGGGTGAAGGGAGacatcttctccttccccagcgTGGACTACGAGAAGTACTACACCTTCTACGTGCGCAGCAAGATCAACAGCTACTGcggcagcacccagctctggaGCGAGTGGAGCGTCCCCGTGGTCTGGGGCAGAAACACCACCAGCAAGG ATCTCGCggaggagcagctgcagtggtTCTGGATCCATACGGTTCTCGTCCCCATcgcctcctgcctgctcctgctggtccTCGTCGTCCTGCTGGTGCGCATGGAAAG GGTTTGGGTCATCCTCATGCCCCGGATCCCCAACCCCAGCAAGAACTTCGACGAGCTCTTCATCACCCACAACGGCAACTTCCAG GAATGGGCTGGAGTCCCCAAAGACATGCTGGAGAGCTTCAAGCCCAACTACAGCGAGAGCATCTGCTACGTGAGCGAGCTGCCCTCCAGGGAGAGCCACGACCCCCAGTGGGATGGCAGCAACCGCCCGCCGGGGGGGCCTGGGGCCCCGGCTGGCCCCCGCGAGCATAGCCCCTACCAGAACAACTACGTGGGAGTGTGA
- the IL2RG gene encoding cytokine receptor common subunit gamma isoform X2: protein MAVPAAFLAPVLLLCGLGPRLAAAHGPTGVECVLFNEEYMTCMWGSRETLTTNYSLYYWYENRSPVVECKRYLWDRGVSIGCHFNQSEIIQFQPFHVLLNASLNGQTLEIRSKRMELQDLVKPGAPVNLTIRNMSSNQLQLTWSSPYPKAQCLEHAVKYKSNKDTSWIVRGAGGGRRASARPHSAGPHCLSLVSPQEHGVKGDIFSFPSVDYEKYYTFYVRSKINSYCGSTQLWSEWSVPVVWGRNTTSKDLAEEQLQWFWIHTVLVPIASCLLLLVLVVLLVRMERVWVILMPRIPNPSKNFDELFITHNGNFQEWAGVPKDMLESFKPNYSESICYVSELPSRESHDPQWDGSNRPPGGPGAPAGPREHSPYQNNYVGV, encoded by the exons ATGGCGGTGCCCGCGGCTTTCCTCGCGCCCGTCCTGCTGCTCTGCGGGCTGGGCCCCCGCCTCGCCGCTGCCCACGGCCCCACAG GGGTGGAGTGCGTCCTGTTCAACGAGGAGTACATGACCTGCAtgtgggggagcagggagacGCTCACCACCAACTACTCCCTCTACTACTG GTACGAGAACAGGTCGCCCGTGGTGGAGTGCAAGCGCTACCTGTGGGACCGGGGTGTCAGCATCGGCTGCCACTTCAACCAGAGCgagatcatccagttccagccTTTCCACGTCCTCCTCAACGCCAGCCTCAACGGCCAGACCCTGGAGATCCGCAGCAAGCGCATGGAGCTGCAGGACCTCG TGAAACCGGGGGCTCCTGTCAACCTGACCATCCGCAACATGAGCAGCAACCAGCTGCAGCTGACCTGGAGCTCCCCGTACCCCAAGGCGCAGTGCCTGGAGCACGCCGTCAAGTACAAGAGCAACAAGGACACGAGCTGGATTGTAAGAGGCGCCGGGGGAGGACGCCGAGCCTCCGCCCGTCCCCACAGCGCCGGCCCTCACTGCCTATCCCTCGTCTCTCCCCAGGAGCACGGGGTGAAGGGAGacatcttctccttccccagcgTGGACTACGAGAAGTACTACACCTTCTACGTGCGCAGCAAGATCAACAGCTACTGcggcagcacccagctctggaGCGAGTGGAGCGTCCCCGTGGTCTGGGGCAGAAACACCACCAGCAAGG ATCTCGCggaggagcagctgcagtggtTCTGGATCCATACGGTTCTCGTCCCCATcgcctcctgcctgctcctgctggtccTCGTCGTCCTGCTGGTGCGCATGGAAAG GGTTTGGGTCATCCTCATGCCCCGGATCCCCAACCCCAGCAAGAACTTCGACGAGCTCTTCATCACCCACAACGGCAACTTCCAG GAATGGGCTGGAGTCCCCAAAGACATGCTGGAGAGCTTCAAGCCCAACTACAGCGAGAGCATCTGCTACGTGAGCGAGCTGCCCTCCAGGGAGAGCCACGACCCCCAGTGGGATGGCAGCAACCGCCCGCCGGGGGGGCCTGGGGCCCCGGCTGGCCCCCGCGAGCATAGCCCCTACCAGAACAACTACGTGGGAGTGTGA
- the IL2RG gene encoding cytokine receptor common subunit gamma isoform X4, translating into MAVPAAFLAPVLLLCGLGPRLAAAHGPTGVECVLFNEEYMTCMWGSRETLTTNYSLYYWYENRSPVVECKRYLWDRGVSIGCHFNQSEIIQFQPFHVLLNASLNGQTLEIRSKRMELQDLVKPGAPVNLTIRNMSSNQLQLTWSSPYPKAQCLEHAVKYKSNKDTSWIEHGVKGDIFSFPSVDYEKYYTFYVRSKINSYCGSTQLWSEWSVPVVWGRNTTNLAEEQLQWFWIHTVLVPIASCLLLLVLVVLLVRMERVWVILMPRIPNPSKNFDELFITHNGNFQEWAGVPKDMLESFKPNYSESICYVSELPSRESHDPQWDGSNRPPGGPGAPAGPREHSPYQNNYVGV; encoded by the exons ATGGCGGTGCCCGCGGCTTTCCTCGCGCCCGTCCTGCTGCTCTGCGGGCTGGGCCCCCGCCTCGCCGCTGCCCACGGCCCCACAG GGGTGGAGTGCGTCCTGTTCAACGAGGAGTACATGACCTGCAtgtgggggagcagggagacGCTCACCACCAACTACTCCCTCTACTACTG GTACGAGAACAGGTCGCCCGTGGTGGAGTGCAAGCGCTACCTGTGGGACCGGGGTGTCAGCATCGGCTGCCACTTCAACCAGAGCgagatcatccagttccagccTTTCCACGTCCTCCTCAACGCCAGCCTCAACGGCCAGACCCTGGAGATCCGCAGCAAGCGCATGGAGCTGCAGGACCTCG TGAAACCGGGGGCTCCTGTCAACCTGACCATCCGCAACATGAGCAGCAACCAGCTGCAGCTGACCTGGAGCTCCCCGTACCCCAAGGCGCAGTGCCTGGAGCACGCCGTCAAGTACAAGAGCAACAAGGACACGAGCTGGATT GAGCACGGGGTGAAGGGAGacatcttctccttccccagcgTGGACTACGAGAAGTACTACACCTTCTACGTGCGCAGCAAGATCAACAGCTACTGcggcagcacccagctctggaGCGAGTGGAGCGTCCCCGTGGTCTGGGGCAGAAACACCACCA ATCTCGCggaggagcagctgcagtggtTCTGGATCCATACGGTTCTCGTCCCCATcgcctcctgcctgctcctgctggtccTCGTCGTCCTGCTGGTGCGCATGGAAAG GGTTTGGGTCATCCTCATGCCCCGGATCCCCAACCCCAGCAAGAACTTCGACGAGCTCTTCATCACCCACAACGGCAACTTCCAG GAATGGGCTGGAGTCCCCAAAGACATGCTGGAGAGCTTCAAGCCCAACTACAGCGAGAGCATCTGCTACGTGAGCGAGCTGCCCTCCAGGGAGAGCCACGACCCCCAGTGGGATGGCAGCAACCGCCCGCCGGGGGGGCCTGGGGCCCCGGCTGGCCCCCGCGAGCATAGCCCCTACCAGAACAACTACGTGGGAGTGTGA
- the IL2RG gene encoding cytokine receptor common subunit gamma isoform X1, producing the protein MAVPAAFLAPVLLLCGLGPRLAAAHGPTGVECVLFNEEYMTCMWGSRETLTTNYSLYYWYENRSPVVECKRYLWDRGVSIGCHFNQSEIIQFQPFHVLLNASLNGQTLEIRSKRMELQDLVKPGAPVNLTIRNMSSNQLQLTWSSPYPKAQCLEHAVKYKSNKDTSWIVRGAGGGRRASARPHSAGPHCLSLVSPQEHGVKGDIFSFPSVDYEKYYTFYVRSKINSYCGSTQLWSEWSVPVVWGRNTTSKGRSAPVALAPSSAPRWPCAGWFPTTRAPCRSRGGAAAVVLDPYGSRPHRLLPAPAGPRRPAGAHGKGLGHPHAPDPQPQQELRRALHHPQRQLPGMGWSPQRHAGELQAQLQREHLLRERAALQGEPRPPVGWQQPPAGGAWGPGWPPRA; encoded by the exons ATGGCGGTGCCCGCGGCTTTCCTCGCGCCCGTCCTGCTGCTCTGCGGGCTGGGCCCCCGCCTCGCCGCTGCCCACGGCCCCACAG GGGTGGAGTGCGTCCTGTTCAACGAGGAGTACATGACCTGCAtgtgggggagcagggagacGCTCACCACCAACTACTCCCTCTACTACTG GTACGAGAACAGGTCGCCCGTGGTGGAGTGCAAGCGCTACCTGTGGGACCGGGGTGTCAGCATCGGCTGCCACTTCAACCAGAGCgagatcatccagttccagccTTTCCACGTCCTCCTCAACGCCAGCCTCAACGGCCAGACCCTGGAGATCCGCAGCAAGCGCATGGAGCTGCAGGACCTCG TGAAACCGGGGGCTCCTGTCAACCTGACCATCCGCAACATGAGCAGCAACCAGCTGCAGCTGACCTGGAGCTCCCCGTACCCCAAGGCGCAGTGCCTGGAGCACGCCGTCAAGTACAAGAGCAACAAGGACACGAGCTGGATTGTAAGAGGCGCCGGGGGAGGACGCCGAGCCTCCGCCCGTCCCCACAGCGCCGGCCCTCACTGCCTATCCCTCGTCTCTCCCCAGGAGCACGGGGTGAAGGGAGacatcttctccttccccagcgTGGACTACGAGAAGTACTACACCTTCTACGTGCGCAGCAAGATCAACAGCTACTGcggcagcacccagctctggaGCGAGTGGAGCGTCCCCGTGGTCTGGGGCAGAAACACCACCAGCAAGGGTAGGAGCGCTCCCGTGGCGCTggctccttcctctgccccaCGGTGGCCGTGTGCCGGCTGGTTCCCCACCACCAGGGCTCCTTGCAGATCTCGCggaggagcagctgcagtggtTCTGGATCCATACGGTTCTCGTCCCCATcgcctcctgcctgctcctgctggtccTCGTCGTCCTGCTGGTGCGCATGGAAAG GGTTTGGGTCATCCTCATGCCCCGGATCCCCAACCCCAGCAAGAACTTCGACGAGCTCTTCATCACCCACAACGGCAACTTCCAG GAATGGGCTGGAGTCCCCAAAGACATGCTGGAGAGCTTCAAGCCCAACTACAGCGAGAGCATCTGCTACGTGAGCGAGCTGCCCTCCAGGGAGAGCCACGACCCCCAGTGGGATGGCAGCAACCGCCCGCCGGGGGGGCCTGGGGCCCCGGCTGGCCCCCGCGAGCATAG